In a single window of the Danio rerio strain Tuebingen ecotype United States chromosome 20, GRCz12tu, whole genome shotgun sequence genome:
- the lbr gene encoding delta(14)-sterol reductase LBR isoform X1, with translation MPPARFQIGDTVMGRWPGSNLYYEVKVMSFDNKTRLYTVIYKDGTELELKESDITSVVIFQTAGRSRSRSRSPGRSPGRSSARSPGRPRRSRSRSPARTPRRASSRSTEVRKEKLKEVLEVRLTPVAMKHENNSSNSKSEKKEENNTAKAAPVVTEEKTETESENQTGGRYNLRRRKDQGDGKAVELEKAVESEPLLQTKAPAAVKTADLEFGGRVGVLFLMFLLPVAVLVLLILCGQKDASLQSFPLELPALQSVWDCQVFGIVLLWLLFQAVLSLLPVGKLVEGMPLKNGKTLKYRINGFYALLLTAVAAGVAVYQEVDLSYIHAHFLQFYTSALLIATLLSIYLFIRSRWASKDELAPGGNSGYIIYDFFMGRELNPRIKSFDIKFFCEMRPGLMGWVLINFAMLLAEMKQQNLENPSPAMLLVNIFQLLWVIDGLWHEEKLLTMMDIMYDGFGFMLTFGDLAFVPFTFTCQAYYLVNHPNELSVFWIITLIAMNGVGYYIFRKANSQKFAFRKNPSDPAVSHLKTIPTATGKSLIVSGLWGFVRHPNYLGDIIMALAWSLPCGFNNLVPYFYLIYLVTLLVHRNARDERQCRKKYGSAWEEYCKAVPYRIFPRVY, from the exons ATGCCGCCTGCAAGGTTTCAGATTGGAGATACTGTAATGGGCCGCTGGCCCGGCAGTAACCTTTATTATGAGGTCAAGGTGATGAGTTTTGATAACAAGACTCGCCTCTACACCGTCATCTACAAAGATGGTACTGAGCTGGAGCTGAAGGAGTCAGACATCACG AGTGTGGTCATTTTTCAAACTGCTGGACGGTCGAGGTCAAGATCTCGATCACCGGGACGCTCGCCAGGACGTTCATCGGCACGTTCCCCGGGACGCCCACGTCGCAGTCGCTCCCGTTCACCAGCTAGGACGCCGCGCAGAGCTTCATCTCGCAGCACAGAAGTGCGCAAGGAAAAACTCAAAGAAGTGCTGGAGGTTCGACTCACTCCTGTG GCGATGAAACACGAgaacaacagcagcaacagcaaATCTGAGAAGAAAGAGGAAAATAATACAGCTAAAGCAGCTCCTGTAGTCACAGAG GAGAAGACAGAGACTGAATCAGAGAACCAGACAGGTGGACGATATAATCTACGGCGCAGGAAGGACCAGGGTGATGGCAAGGCTGTAGAGCTGGAGAAAGCCGTAGAGTCTGAGCCGTTATTGCAAACTAAAGCACCAGCAGCCGTCAAGACCGCCGATCTGGAGTTTGGAGGAAGAGTCG GTGTGCTTTTCCTGATGTTTCTGCTGCCAGTGGCTGTGTTGGTATTGCTCATTCTCTGTGGGCAGAAGGATGCCAGTCTCCAGAGCTTTCCTCTTGAGCTTCCCGCTCTTCAGTCTGTCTGGGATTGCCAGGTCTTTGGCATCGTCCTGCTCTGGCTTCTCTTCCAGGCCGTCCTCTCCTTGCTCCCTGTCGGAAAG CTTGTTGAAGGAATGCCACTTAAGAATGGGAAAACTTTGAAATACAGGATTAATG GTTTCTATGCATTACTCCTCACGGCTGTGGCAGCAGGTGTCGCTGTGTACCAGGAGGTGGATCTCAGCTACATCCATGCACACTTCTTGCAGTTCTACACCTCTGCCCTGCTCATCGCAACTCTCCTCAGCATCTACCTGTTCATCCGCTCCCGCTGGGCATCTAAAGATGAGCTAGCTCCCGGAGGAAACTCTG GCTACATCATTTATGACTTCTTCATGGGCAGAGAGTTAAATCCCCGTATCAAAAGCTTCGATATTAAGTTCTTCTGTGAAATGCGCCCTGGACTGATGGGTTGG GTGTTGATCAACTTTGCGATGTTGCTTGCTGAAATGAAGCAGCAGAATCTGGAGAATCCGTCTCCAGCGATGCTCCTGGTCAACATCTTCCAGCTCCTGTGGGTCATCGATGGCTTGTGGCATGAG GAGAAGCTGCTGACTATGATGGACATAATGTATGATGGCTTTGGATTTATGTTGACATTTGGAGATTTGGCTTTTGTTCCCTTTACGTTCACATGTCAAGCATACTATCTAGTCAACCATCCCAATGAGCTCTCAGTGTTCTGGATCATTACTCTCATTGCTATGAACG GAGTGGGATACTATATTTTCAGGAAAGCCAACTCTCAGAAGTTTGCCTTTAGGAAAAACCCTTCTGACCCGGCAGTGTCTC ATCTGAAAACTATTCCTACTGCAACTGGAAAAAGTCTCATTGTGTCTGGTCTCTGGGGTTTCGTCCGTCATCCCAATTACCTGGGGGACATCATCATGGCTTTGGCCTGGTCTCTACCATGCG GGTTCAACAATCTGGTCCCTTATTTTTACCTGATCTATTTGGTCACTCTGCTGGTGCACCGTAACGCACGGGACGAGCGTCAGTGCAGGAAAAAGTACGGCTCTGCATGGGAAGAGTACTGCAAAGCTGTCCCGTACCGCATTTTCCCAAGAGTATACTGA
- the lbr gene encoding delta(14)-sterol reductase LBR (The RefSeq protein has 2 substitutions compared to this genomic sequence) — MPPARFQIGDTVMGRWPGSNLYYEVKVMSFDNKTRLYTVIYKDGTELELKESDITSVVIFQTAGRSRSRSRSPGRSPGRSSARSPGRPRRSRSRSPARTPRRASSRSTEVRKEKLKEVLEVRLTPVAMKHENNSSNSKSEKKGENNTAKAAPVVTEEKTETESENQTGGRYNLRRRKDQGDGKAVELKKAVESEPLLQTKAPAAVKTADLEFGGRVGVLFLMFLLPVAVLVLLILCGQKDASLQSFPLELPALQSVWDCQVFGIVLLWLLFQAVLSLLPVGKLVEGMPLKNGKTLKYRINGFYALLLTAVAAGVAVYQEVDLSYIHAHFLQFYTSALLIATLLSIYLFIRSRWASKDELAPGGNSGYIIYDFFMGRELNPRIKSFDIKFFCEMRPGLMGWVLINFAMLLAEMKQQNLENPSPAMLLVNIFQLLWVIDGLWHEEKLLTMMDIMYDGFGFMLTFGDLAFVPFTFTCQAYYLVNHPNELSVFWIITLIAMNGVGYYIFRKANSQKFAFRKNPSDPAVSHLKTIPTATGKSLIVSGLWGFVRHPNYLGDIIMALAWSLPCGFNNLVPYFYLIYLVTLLVHRNARDERQCRKKYGSAWEEYCKAVPYRIFPRVY; from the exons ATGCCGCCTGCAAGGTTTCAGATTGGAGATACTGTAATGGGCCGCTGGCCCGGCAGTAACCTTTATTATGAGGTCAAGGTGATGAGTTTTGATAACAAGACTCGCCTCTACACCGTCATCTACAAAGATGGTACTGAGCTGGAGCTGAAGGAGTCAGACATCACG AGTGTGGTCATTTTTCAAACTGCTGGACGGTCGAGGTCAAGATCTCGATCACCGGGACGCTCGCCAGGACGTTCATCGGCACGTTCCCCGGGACGCCCACGTCGCAGTCGCTCCCGTTCACCAGCTAGGACGCCGCGCAGAGCTTCATCTCGCAGCACAGAAGTGCGCAAGGAAAAACTCAAAGAAGTGCTGGAGGTTCGACTCACTCCTGTG GCGATGAAACACGAgaacaacagcagcaacagcaaATCTGAGAAGAAAGAGGAAAATAATACAGCTAAAGCAGCTCCTGTAGTCACAGAG GAGAAGACAGAGACTGAATCAGAGAACCAGACAGGTGGACGATATAATCTACGGCGCAGGAAGGACCAGGGTGATGGCAAGGCTGTAGAGCTGGAGAAAGCCGTAGAGTCTGAGCCGTTATTGCAAACTAAAGCACCAGCAGCCGTCAAGACCGCCGATCTGGAGTTTGGAGGAAGAGTCG GTGTGCTTTTCCTGATGTTTCTGCTGCCAGTGGCTGTGTTGGTATTGCTCATTCTCTGTGGGCAGAAGGATGCCAGTCTCCAGAGCTTTCCTCTTGAGCTTCCCGCTCTTCAGTCTGTCTGGGATTGCCAGGTCTTTGGCATCGTCCTGCTCTGGCTTCTCTTCCAGGCCGTCCTCTCCTTGCTCCCTGTCGGAAAG CTTGTTGAAGGAATGCCACTTAAGAATGGGAAAACTTTGAAATACAGGATTAATG GTTTCTATGCATTACTCCTCACGGCTGTGGCAGCAGGTGTCGCTGTGTACCAGGAGGTGGATCTCAGCTACATCCATGCACACTTCTTGCAGTTCTACACCTCTGCCCTGCTCATCGCAACTCTCCTCAGCATCTACCTGTTCATCCGCTCCCGCTGGGCATCTAAAGATGAGCTAGCTCCCGGAGGAAACTCTG GCTACATCATTTATGACTTCTTCATGGGCAGAGAGTTAAATCCCCGTATCAAAAGCTTCGATATTAAGTTCTTCTGTGAAATGCGCCCTGGACTGATGGGTTGG GTGTTGATCAACTTTGCGATGTTGCTTGCTGAAATGAAGCAGCAGAATCTGGAGAATCCGTCTCCAGCGATGCTCCTGGTCAACATCTTCCAGCTCCTGTGGGTCATCGATGGCTTGTGGCATGAG GAGAAGCTGCTGACTATGATGGACATAATGTATGATGGCTTTGGATTTATGTTGACATTTGGAGATTTGGCTTTTGTTCCCTTTACGTTCACATGTCAAGCATACTATCTAGTCAACCATCCCAATGAGCTCTCAGTGTTCTGGATCATTACTCTCATTGCTATGAACG GAGTGGGATACTATATTTTCAGGAAAGCCAACTCTCAGAAGTTTGCCTTTAGGAAAAACCCTTCTGACCCGGCAGTGTCTC ATCTGAAAACTATTCCTACTGCAACTGGAAAAAGTCTCATTGTGTCTGGTCTCTGGGGTTTCGTCCGTCATCCCAATTACCTGGGGGACATCATCATGGCTTTGGCCTGGTCTCTACCATGCG GGTTCAACAATCTGGTCCCTTATTTTTACCTGATCTATTTGGTCACTCTGCTGGTGCACCGTAACGCACGGGACGAGCGTCAGTGCAGGAAAAAGTACGGCTCTGCATGGGAAGAGTACTGCAAAGCTGTCCCGTACCGCATTTTCCCAAGAGTATACTGA